One Elephas maximus indicus isolate mEleMax1 chromosome X, mEleMax1 primary haplotype, whole genome shotgun sequence DNA segment encodes these proteins:
- the LAS1L gene encoding ribosomal biogenesis protein LAS1L isoform X4: protein MDRVWSAWCGKCAKGKGSSPLWAQRIVVAWLNRAEWDQVMVYLFCEDHTLQRYALNRITVWRSRFVNLISERKTKFVKLPLKFLAQEVNIPDWIVELRHELTHKKMPHINDCRRGCYFVLDWLQKTYWCRQLENSLRESWELEEDREETDEEDQEEDKNIVVDDITEQRPEPKEDVKGAELDVQADGDSKEVDSHSEKALRRKELYERVRELLVSYEEEQFKVLEEFRHLPQAVKVWNNLSPRVECILAELKSITRENSDAVLDAFLDDGFLIPTFEQLAALQIDYEDGQTEVQRGEGTDPKSHKNVDLNDILVPKPFSQFWQPLLRGLHSQTFTQALLERMLSELPALGNSGIRPTYILNWIIELIVANTKTGRNARRFSASHWEARKSWRLFSCAASLDWPRVVESCLGSPCWASFQLLQLIFKAMGSILPDEDQEKLLRICSIYTQSGENSLVQEGLEVSTIGKSPYTLDSLCWSLKPAGSSFASEGKAQEQGSLNDDKEDEKNEKKVLEDQMEEEEEDDQEDDEEDEDDEEEDRMEVGPFSPGEESPTVENARLLAQKRGALQGSVWQVSSEDVRWGTFPLGRMPSQTEDPAELMLENYDIMYLLDQPVLEQRLEPPMCKTGILGLSCGVNSANCSNSGSNFEGFLWSQGQLHGLKTGLQLF from the exons ATGGACCGTGTGTGGAGTGCGTGGTGCGGCAAATGCGCCAAAGGGAAAGGGTCGTCGCCCCTTTGGGCTCAGCGCATCGTGGTGGCCTGGCTCAACAGAGCCGAGTGGGACCAGGTGATGGTGTATCTGTTCTGTGAGGACCATACGTTGCAGCGGTACGCGCTGAACCGTATCACCGTGTGGAGGAGCAG GTTTGTGAATCTTATctcggagaggaagacaaagtttGTCAAGCTCCCCCTGAAGTTCCTGGCTCAGGAG GTGAACATTCCAGATTGGATTGTTGAACTTCGTCATGAGTTGACCCACAAGAAAATGCCCCATATAAATGACTGCCGCAGAG gcTGCTACTTTGTCCTGGATTGGCTTCAGAAGACCTATTGGTGCCGCCAGTTGGAAAACAGCCTGAGAGAGTCCTGGGAGTTGGAGGAGGACAGGGAAGAAACAGATGAAGAAGACCAGGAGGAAGATAAAAACATTGTTGTTGATGACATCACAGAACAGAGACCGGAGCCTAAGGAAGATGTGAAAGGTGCAGAGCTGGATGTCCAGGCTGATGGAGACAGCAAAGAGGTGGATTCACATTCGGAAAAGGCTCTGAGGCGCAAAGAGCTGTATG AAAGAGTCCGAGAACTGTTGGTGTCTTACGAAGAGGAGCAGTTTAAG GTGCTGGAGGAATTTAGGCATTTACCTCAGGCTGTAAAGGTGTGGAATAACTTGTCCCCACGTGTAGAATGCATCCTGGCAGAGCTCAAGAGCATTACACGGGAGAACAG TGATGCTGTGCTGGATGCTTTTCTGGATGACGGCTTCCTCATCCCCACATTTGAGCAGTTGGCAGCCTTGCAGATAGACTATGAAg ATGGGcagactgaggtccagagaggggaaggtactgatccaaagtcacaca AAAACGTGGACTTGAATGACATCCTGGTGCCAAAGCCATTTTCTCAATTCTGGCAGCCCCTGCTTAGGGGCCTGCACTCCCAGACCTTCACGCAGGCCTTACTGGAAAGGATGCTCTCTGAGTTGCCAGCCTTGGGGAACAGCGGGATCCGACCCACCTACATCCTCAACTGGATCATTGAACTGATTGTGGCCAACACCAAGACTG GACGAAATGCCCGCCGCTTTTCTGCAAGCCATTGGGAAGCAAGAAAGAGCTGGAGACTGTTCAGCTGCGCTGCCTCCCTTGACTGGCCCCGGGTGGTTGAGTCCTGCTTGGGCTCACCTTGCTGGGCCAGCTTCCAACTCCTTCAGCT CATCTTCAAAGCCATGGGATCAATCCTGCCAGACGAGGATCAGGAGAAGCTGCTGCGCATCTGCTCCATTTATACCCAGAGTGGAGAAAATAGCCTGGTGCAGGAAGGTTTAGAGGTCTCCACCATCGGGAAGTCTCCATATACACTGGACAGCCTGTGTTGGAGCCTAAAACCAGCTGGCTCCAGCTTTGCGTCCGAAGGAAAGGCCCAGGAGCAGGGTAGCCTTAATGATGACAAggaagatgagaaaaatgagaaaaaggtcTTGGAAGACCAgatggaggaagaagaagaagatgacCAGGAGGATGATGAAGAAGATGAAGATGATGAGGAGGAGGACAGAATGGAAGTGGGGCCTTTCTCTCCAGGGGAGGAGTCCCCCACTGTTGAGAATGCCAGGCTCCTAGCCCAGAAAAGAGGAGCTTTGCAGGGCTCTGTGTGGCAAGTTAGCTCGG AAGATGTGCGATGGGGCACATTCCCCTTAGGCCGGATGCCAAGTCAGACTGAGGACCCAGCAGAGCTTATGCTGGAGAATTATGACATCATGTATCTTTTGGATCAGCCTGTGCTAGAGCAGCGGCTGGAACCTCCAATGTGTAAGACTGG CATCCTGGGCCTAAGCTGTGGTGTCAACAGTGCCAACTGCAGCAACAGCGGCAGCAACTTCGAGGGCTTTCTCTGGAGCCAAGGGCAGCTGCACGGGCTCAAAACTGGCCTGCAGCTCTTCTGA
- the LAS1L gene encoding ribosomal biogenesis protein LAS1L isoform X2 produces the protein MDRVWSAWCGKCAKGKGSSPLWAQRIVVAWLNRAEWDQVMVYLFCEDHTLQRYALNRITVWRSRLGNDLPLAVASTADLVRCKLMDVTGGLGTDELSLLYGMALVRFVNLISERKTKFVKLPLKFLAQEVNIPDWIVELRHELTHKKMPHINDCRRGCYFVLDWLQKTYWCRQLENSLRESWELEEDREETDEEDQEEDKNIVVDDITEQRPEPKEDVKGAELDVQADGDSKEVDSHSEKALRRKELYERVRELLVSYEEEQFKVLEEFRHLPQAVKVWNNLSPRVECILAELKSITRENSDAVLDAFLDDGFLIPTFEQLAALQIDYEDGQTEVQRGEGTDPKSHKNVDLNDILVPKPFSQFWQPLLRGLHSQTFTQALLERMLSELPALGNSGIRPTYILNWIIELIVANTKTGRNARRFSASHWEARKSWRLFSCAASLDWPRVVESCLGSPCWASFQLLQLIFKAMGSILPDEDQEKLLRICSIYTQSGENSLVQEGLEVSTIGKSPYTLDSLCWSLKPAGSSFASEGKAQEQGSLNDDKEDEKNEKKVLEDQMEEEEEDDQEDDEEDEDDEEEDRMEVGPFSPGEESPTVENARLLAQKRGALQGSVWQVSSDVRWGTFPLGRMPSQTEDPAELMLENYDIMYLLDQPVLEQRLEPPMCKTGILGLSCGVNSANCSNSGSNFEGFLWSQGQLHGLKTGLQLF, from the exons ATGGACCGTGTGTGGAGTGCGTGGTGCGGCAAATGCGCCAAAGGGAAAGGGTCGTCGCCCCTTTGGGCTCAGCGCATCGTGGTGGCCTGGCTCAACAGAGCCGAGTGGGACCAGGTGATGGTGTATCTGTTCTGTGAGGACCATACGTTGCAGCGGTACGCGCTGAACCGTATCACCGTGTGGAGGAGCAG GTTAGGCAACGACCTTCCCCTGGCAGTGGCTTCTACCGCTGACCTGGTACGCTGTAAGCTCATGGATGTGACTGGTGGCTTGGGCACTGATGAACTTAGTCTGCTCTATGGCATGGCATTGGTCAG GTTTGTGAATCTTATctcggagaggaagacaaagtttGTCAAGCTCCCCCTGAAGTTCCTGGCTCAGGAG GTGAACATTCCAGATTGGATTGTTGAACTTCGTCATGAGTTGACCCACAAGAAAATGCCCCATATAAATGACTGCCGCAGAG gcTGCTACTTTGTCCTGGATTGGCTTCAGAAGACCTATTGGTGCCGCCAGTTGGAAAACAGCCTGAGAGAGTCCTGGGAGTTGGAGGAGGACAGGGAAGAAACAGATGAAGAAGACCAGGAGGAAGATAAAAACATTGTTGTTGATGACATCACAGAACAGAGACCGGAGCCTAAGGAAGATGTGAAAGGTGCAGAGCTGGATGTCCAGGCTGATGGAGACAGCAAAGAGGTGGATTCACATTCGGAAAAGGCTCTGAGGCGCAAAGAGCTGTATG AAAGAGTCCGAGAACTGTTGGTGTCTTACGAAGAGGAGCAGTTTAAG GTGCTGGAGGAATTTAGGCATTTACCTCAGGCTGTAAAGGTGTGGAATAACTTGTCCCCACGTGTAGAATGCATCCTGGCAGAGCTCAAGAGCATTACACGGGAGAACAG TGATGCTGTGCTGGATGCTTTTCTGGATGACGGCTTCCTCATCCCCACATTTGAGCAGTTGGCAGCCTTGCAGATAGACTATGAAg ATGGGcagactgaggtccagagaggggaaggtactgatccaaagtcacaca AAAACGTGGACTTGAATGACATCCTGGTGCCAAAGCCATTTTCTCAATTCTGGCAGCCCCTGCTTAGGGGCCTGCACTCCCAGACCTTCACGCAGGCCTTACTGGAAAGGATGCTCTCTGAGTTGCCAGCCTTGGGGAACAGCGGGATCCGACCCACCTACATCCTCAACTGGATCATTGAACTGATTGTGGCCAACACCAAGACTG GACGAAATGCCCGCCGCTTTTCTGCAAGCCATTGGGAAGCAAGAAAGAGCTGGAGACTGTTCAGCTGCGCTGCCTCCCTTGACTGGCCCCGGGTGGTTGAGTCCTGCTTGGGCTCACCTTGCTGGGCCAGCTTCCAACTCCTTCAGCT CATCTTCAAAGCCATGGGATCAATCCTGCCAGACGAGGATCAGGAGAAGCTGCTGCGCATCTGCTCCATTTATACCCAGAGTGGAGAAAATAGCCTGGTGCAGGAAGGTTTAGAGGTCTCCACCATCGGGAAGTCTCCATATACACTGGACAGCCTGTGTTGGAGCCTAAAACCAGCTGGCTCCAGCTTTGCGTCCGAAGGAAAGGCCCAGGAGCAGGGTAGCCTTAATGATGACAAggaagatgagaaaaatgagaaaaaggtcTTGGAAGACCAgatggaggaagaagaagaagatgacCAGGAGGATGATGAAGAAGATGAAGATGATGAGGAGGAGGACAGAATGGAAGTGGGGCCTTTCTCTCCAGGGGAGGAGTCCCCCACTGTTGAGAATGCCAGGCTCCTAGCCCAGAAAAGAGGAGCTTTGCAGGGCTCTGTGTGGCAAGTTAGCTCGG ATGTGCGATGGGGCACATTCCCCTTAGGCCGGATGCCAAGTCAGACTGAGGACCCAGCAGAGCTTATGCTGGAGAATTATGACATCATGTATCTTTTGGATCAGCCTGTGCTAGAGCAGCGGCTGGAACCTCCAATGTGTAAGACTGG CATCCTGGGCCTAAGCTGTGGTGTCAACAGTGCCAACTGCAGCAACAGCGGCAGCAACTTCGAGGGCTTTCTCTGGAGCCAAGGGCAGCTGCACGGGCTCAAAACTGGCCTGCAGCTCTTCTGA
- the LAS1L gene encoding ribosomal biogenesis protein LAS1L isoform X1 encodes MDRVWSAWCGKCAKGKGSSPLWAQRIVVAWLNRAEWDQVMVYLFCEDHTLQRYALNRITVWRSRLGNDLPLAVASTADLVRCKLMDVTGGLGTDELSLLYGMALVRFVNLISERKTKFVKLPLKFLAQEVNIPDWIVELRHELTHKKMPHINDCRRGCYFVLDWLQKTYWCRQLENSLRESWELEEDREETDEEDQEEDKNIVVDDITEQRPEPKEDVKGAELDVQADGDSKEVDSHSEKALRRKELYERVRELLVSYEEEQFKVLEEFRHLPQAVKVWNNLSPRVECILAELKSITRENSDAVLDAFLDDGFLIPTFEQLAALQIDYEDGQTEVQRGEGTDPKSHKNVDLNDILVPKPFSQFWQPLLRGLHSQTFTQALLERMLSELPALGNSGIRPTYILNWIIELIVANTKTGRNARRFSASHWEARKSWRLFSCAASLDWPRVVESCLGSPCWASFQLLQLIFKAMGSILPDEDQEKLLRICSIYTQSGENSLVQEGLEVSTIGKSPYTLDSLCWSLKPAGSSFASEGKAQEQGSLNDDKEDEKNEKKVLEDQMEEEEEDDQEDDEEDEDDEEEDRMEVGPFSPGEESPTVENARLLAQKRGALQGSVWQVSSEDVRWGTFPLGRMPSQTEDPAELMLENYDIMYLLDQPVLEQRLEPPMCKTGILGLSCGVNSANCSNSGSNFEGFLWSQGQLHGLKTGLQLF; translated from the exons ATGGACCGTGTGTGGAGTGCGTGGTGCGGCAAATGCGCCAAAGGGAAAGGGTCGTCGCCCCTTTGGGCTCAGCGCATCGTGGTGGCCTGGCTCAACAGAGCCGAGTGGGACCAGGTGATGGTGTATCTGTTCTGTGAGGACCATACGTTGCAGCGGTACGCGCTGAACCGTATCACCGTGTGGAGGAGCAG GTTAGGCAACGACCTTCCCCTGGCAGTGGCTTCTACCGCTGACCTGGTACGCTGTAAGCTCATGGATGTGACTGGTGGCTTGGGCACTGATGAACTTAGTCTGCTCTATGGCATGGCATTGGTCAG GTTTGTGAATCTTATctcggagaggaagacaaagtttGTCAAGCTCCCCCTGAAGTTCCTGGCTCAGGAG GTGAACATTCCAGATTGGATTGTTGAACTTCGTCATGAGTTGACCCACAAGAAAATGCCCCATATAAATGACTGCCGCAGAG gcTGCTACTTTGTCCTGGATTGGCTTCAGAAGACCTATTGGTGCCGCCAGTTGGAAAACAGCCTGAGAGAGTCCTGGGAGTTGGAGGAGGACAGGGAAGAAACAGATGAAGAAGACCAGGAGGAAGATAAAAACATTGTTGTTGATGACATCACAGAACAGAGACCGGAGCCTAAGGAAGATGTGAAAGGTGCAGAGCTGGATGTCCAGGCTGATGGAGACAGCAAAGAGGTGGATTCACATTCGGAAAAGGCTCTGAGGCGCAAAGAGCTGTATG AAAGAGTCCGAGAACTGTTGGTGTCTTACGAAGAGGAGCAGTTTAAG GTGCTGGAGGAATTTAGGCATTTACCTCAGGCTGTAAAGGTGTGGAATAACTTGTCCCCACGTGTAGAATGCATCCTGGCAGAGCTCAAGAGCATTACACGGGAGAACAG TGATGCTGTGCTGGATGCTTTTCTGGATGACGGCTTCCTCATCCCCACATTTGAGCAGTTGGCAGCCTTGCAGATAGACTATGAAg ATGGGcagactgaggtccagagaggggaaggtactgatccaaagtcacaca AAAACGTGGACTTGAATGACATCCTGGTGCCAAAGCCATTTTCTCAATTCTGGCAGCCCCTGCTTAGGGGCCTGCACTCCCAGACCTTCACGCAGGCCTTACTGGAAAGGATGCTCTCTGAGTTGCCAGCCTTGGGGAACAGCGGGATCCGACCCACCTACATCCTCAACTGGATCATTGAACTGATTGTGGCCAACACCAAGACTG GACGAAATGCCCGCCGCTTTTCTGCAAGCCATTGGGAAGCAAGAAAGAGCTGGAGACTGTTCAGCTGCGCTGCCTCCCTTGACTGGCCCCGGGTGGTTGAGTCCTGCTTGGGCTCACCTTGCTGGGCCAGCTTCCAACTCCTTCAGCT CATCTTCAAAGCCATGGGATCAATCCTGCCAGACGAGGATCAGGAGAAGCTGCTGCGCATCTGCTCCATTTATACCCAGAGTGGAGAAAATAGCCTGGTGCAGGAAGGTTTAGAGGTCTCCACCATCGGGAAGTCTCCATATACACTGGACAGCCTGTGTTGGAGCCTAAAACCAGCTGGCTCCAGCTTTGCGTCCGAAGGAAAGGCCCAGGAGCAGGGTAGCCTTAATGATGACAAggaagatgagaaaaatgagaaaaaggtcTTGGAAGACCAgatggaggaagaagaagaagatgacCAGGAGGATGATGAAGAAGATGAAGATGATGAGGAGGAGGACAGAATGGAAGTGGGGCCTTTCTCTCCAGGGGAGGAGTCCCCCACTGTTGAGAATGCCAGGCTCCTAGCCCAGAAAAGAGGAGCTTTGCAGGGCTCTGTGTGGCAAGTTAGCTCGG AAGATGTGCGATGGGGCACATTCCCCTTAGGCCGGATGCCAAGTCAGACTGAGGACCCAGCAGAGCTTATGCTGGAGAATTATGACATCATGTATCTTTTGGATCAGCCTGTGCTAGAGCAGCGGCTGGAACCTCCAATGTGTAAGACTGG CATCCTGGGCCTAAGCTGTGGTGTCAACAGTGCCAACTGCAGCAACAGCGGCAGCAACTTCGAGGGCTTTCTCTGGAGCCAAGGGCAGCTGCACGGGCTCAAAACTGGCCTGCAGCTCTTCTGA
- the LAS1L gene encoding ribosomal biogenesis protein LAS1L isoform X5, translated as MDRVWSAWCGKCAKGKGSSPLWAQRIVVAWLNRAEWDQVMVYLFCEDHTLQRYALNRITVWRSRLGNDLPLAVASTADLVRCKLMDVTGGLGTDELSLLYGMALVRFVNLISERKTKFVKLPLKFLAQEVNIPDWIVELRHELTHKKMPHINDCRRGCYFVLDWLQKTYWCRQLENSLRESWELEEDREETDEEDQEEDKNIVVDDITEQRPEPKEDVKGAELDVQADGDSKEVDSHSEKALRRKELYERVRELLVSYEEEQFKVLEEFRHLPQAVKVWNNLSPRVECILAELKSITRENSDAVLDAFLDDGFLIPTFEQLAALQIDYEDGQTEVQRGEGTDPKSHKNVDLNDILVPKPFSQFWQPLLRGLHSQTFTQALLERMLSELPALGNSGIRPTYILNWIIELIVANTKTGRNARRFSASHWEARKSWRLFSCAASLDWPRVVESCLGSPCWASFQLLQLVYRVEAAGIGEVWTTEIFSQPKHTRGMRHMPAVTAPHLASSKPWDQSCQTRIRRSCCASAPFIPRVEKIAWCRKV; from the exons ATGGACCGTGTGTGGAGTGCGTGGTGCGGCAAATGCGCCAAAGGGAAAGGGTCGTCGCCCCTTTGGGCTCAGCGCATCGTGGTGGCCTGGCTCAACAGAGCCGAGTGGGACCAGGTGATGGTGTATCTGTTCTGTGAGGACCATACGTTGCAGCGGTACGCGCTGAACCGTATCACCGTGTGGAGGAGCAG GTTAGGCAACGACCTTCCCCTGGCAGTGGCTTCTACCGCTGACCTGGTACGCTGTAAGCTCATGGATGTGACTGGTGGCTTGGGCACTGATGAACTTAGTCTGCTCTATGGCATGGCATTGGTCAG GTTTGTGAATCTTATctcggagaggaagacaaagtttGTCAAGCTCCCCCTGAAGTTCCTGGCTCAGGAG GTGAACATTCCAGATTGGATTGTTGAACTTCGTCATGAGTTGACCCACAAGAAAATGCCCCATATAAATGACTGCCGCAGAG gcTGCTACTTTGTCCTGGATTGGCTTCAGAAGACCTATTGGTGCCGCCAGTTGGAAAACAGCCTGAGAGAGTCCTGGGAGTTGGAGGAGGACAGGGAAGAAACAGATGAAGAAGACCAGGAGGAAGATAAAAACATTGTTGTTGATGACATCACAGAACAGAGACCGGAGCCTAAGGAAGATGTGAAAGGTGCAGAGCTGGATGTCCAGGCTGATGGAGACAGCAAAGAGGTGGATTCACATTCGGAAAAGGCTCTGAGGCGCAAAGAGCTGTATG AAAGAGTCCGAGAACTGTTGGTGTCTTACGAAGAGGAGCAGTTTAAG GTGCTGGAGGAATTTAGGCATTTACCTCAGGCTGTAAAGGTGTGGAATAACTTGTCCCCACGTGTAGAATGCATCCTGGCAGAGCTCAAGAGCATTACACGGGAGAACAG TGATGCTGTGCTGGATGCTTTTCTGGATGACGGCTTCCTCATCCCCACATTTGAGCAGTTGGCAGCCTTGCAGATAGACTATGAAg ATGGGcagactgaggtccagagaggggaaggtactgatccaaagtcacaca AAAACGTGGACTTGAATGACATCCTGGTGCCAAAGCCATTTTCTCAATTCTGGCAGCCCCTGCTTAGGGGCCTGCACTCCCAGACCTTCACGCAGGCCTTACTGGAAAGGATGCTCTCTGAGTTGCCAGCCTTGGGGAACAGCGGGATCCGACCCACCTACATCCTCAACTGGATCATTGAACTGATTGTGGCCAACACCAAGACTG GACGAAATGCCCGCCGCTTTTCTGCAAGCCATTGGGAAGCAAGAAAGAGCTGGAGACTGTTCAGCTGCGCTGCCTCCCTTGACTGGCCCCGGGTGGTTGAGTCCTGCTTGGGCTCACCTTGCTGGGCCAGCTTCCAACTCCTTCAGCT TGTCTACAGAGTGGAAGCTGCTGGTATTGGAGAAGTTTGGACCACAGAGATCTTCTCCCAACCCAAGCATACCAGAGGGATGCGACACATGCCAGCAGTAACAGCGCCTCACTTGG CATCTTCAAAGCCATGGGATCAATCCTGCCAGACGAGGATCAGGAGAAGCTGCTGCGCATCTGCTCCATTTATACCCAGAGTGGAGAAAATAGCCTGGTGCAGGAAGGTTTAG
- the LAS1L gene encoding ribosomal biogenesis protein LAS1L isoform X3, with protein sequence MDRVWSAWCGKCAKGKGSSPLWAQRIVVAWLNRAEWDQVMVYLFCEDHTLQRYALNRITVWRSRLGNDLPLAVASTADLVRCKLMDVTGGLGTDELSLLYGMALVRFVNLISERKTKFVKLPLKFLAQEVNIPDWIVELRHELTHKKMPHINDCRRGCYFVLDWLQKTYWCRQLENSLRESWELEEDREETDEEDQEEDKNIVVDDITEQRPEPKEDVKGAELDVQADGDSKEVDSHSEKALRRKELYERVRELLVSYEEEQFKVLEEFRHLPQAVKVWNNLSPRVECILAELKSITRENSDAVLDAFLDDGFLIPTFEQLAALQIDYEENVDLNDILVPKPFSQFWQPLLRGLHSQTFTQALLERMLSELPALGNSGIRPTYILNWIIELIVANTKTGRNARRFSASHWEARKSWRLFSCAASLDWPRVVESCLGSPCWASFQLLQLIFKAMGSILPDEDQEKLLRICSIYTQSGENSLVQEGLEVSTIGKSPYTLDSLCWSLKPAGSSFASEGKAQEQGSLNDDKEDEKNEKKVLEDQMEEEEEDDQEDDEEDEDDEEEDRMEVGPFSPGEESPTVENARLLAQKRGALQGSVWQVSSEDVRWGTFPLGRMPSQTEDPAELMLENYDIMYLLDQPVLEQRLEPPMCKTGILGLSCGVNSANCSNSGSNFEGFLWSQGQLHGLKTGLQLF encoded by the exons ATGGACCGTGTGTGGAGTGCGTGGTGCGGCAAATGCGCCAAAGGGAAAGGGTCGTCGCCCCTTTGGGCTCAGCGCATCGTGGTGGCCTGGCTCAACAGAGCCGAGTGGGACCAGGTGATGGTGTATCTGTTCTGTGAGGACCATACGTTGCAGCGGTACGCGCTGAACCGTATCACCGTGTGGAGGAGCAG GTTAGGCAACGACCTTCCCCTGGCAGTGGCTTCTACCGCTGACCTGGTACGCTGTAAGCTCATGGATGTGACTGGTGGCTTGGGCACTGATGAACTTAGTCTGCTCTATGGCATGGCATTGGTCAG GTTTGTGAATCTTATctcggagaggaagacaaagtttGTCAAGCTCCCCCTGAAGTTCCTGGCTCAGGAG GTGAACATTCCAGATTGGATTGTTGAACTTCGTCATGAGTTGACCCACAAGAAAATGCCCCATATAAATGACTGCCGCAGAG gcTGCTACTTTGTCCTGGATTGGCTTCAGAAGACCTATTGGTGCCGCCAGTTGGAAAACAGCCTGAGAGAGTCCTGGGAGTTGGAGGAGGACAGGGAAGAAACAGATGAAGAAGACCAGGAGGAAGATAAAAACATTGTTGTTGATGACATCACAGAACAGAGACCGGAGCCTAAGGAAGATGTGAAAGGTGCAGAGCTGGATGTCCAGGCTGATGGAGACAGCAAAGAGGTGGATTCACATTCGGAAAAGGCTCTGAGGCGCAAAGAGCTGTATG AAAGAGTCCGAGAACTGTTGGTGTCTTACGAAGAGGAGCAGTTTAAG GTGCTGGAGGAATTTAGGCATTTACCTCAGGCTGTAAAGGTGTGGAATAACTTGTCCCCACGTGTAGAATGCATCCTGGCAGAGCTCAAGAGCATTACACGGGAGAACAG TGATGCTGTGCTGGATGCTTTTCTGGATGACGGCTTCCTCATCCCCACATTTGAGCAGTTGGCAGCCTTGCAGATAGACTATGAAg AAAACGTGGACTTGAATGACATCCTGGTGCCAAAGCCATTTTCTCAATTCTGGCAGCCCCTGCTTAGGGGCCTGCACTCCCAGACCTTCACGCAGGCCTTACTGGAAAGGATGCTCTCTGAGTTGCCAGCCTTGGGGAACAGCGGGATCCGACCCACCTACATCCTCAACTGGATCATTGAACTGATTGTGGCCAACACCAAGACTG GACGAAATGCCCGCCGCTTTTCTGCAAGCCATTGGGAAGCAAGAAAGAGCTGGAGACTGTTCAGCTGCGCTGCCTCCCTTGACTGGCCCCGGGTGGTTGAGTCCTGCTTGGGCTCACCTTGCTGGGCCAGCTTCCAACTCCTTCAGCT CATCTTCAAAGCCATGGGATCAATCCTGCCAGACGAGGATCAGGAGAAGCTGCTGCGCATCTGCTCCATTTATACCCAGAGTGGAGAAAATAGCCTGGTGCAGGAAGGTTTAGAGGTCTCCACCATCGGGAAGTCTCCATATACACTGGACAGCCTGTGTTGGAGCCTAAAACCAGCTGGCTCCAGCTTTGCGTCCGAAGGAAAGGCCCAGGAGCAGGGTAGCCTTAATGATGACAAggaagatgagaaaaatgagaaaaaggtcTTGGAAGACCAgatggaggaagaagaagaagatgacCAGGAGGATGATGAAGAAGATGAAGATGATGAGGAGGAGGACAGAATGGAAGTGGGGCCTTTCTCTCCAGGGGAGGAGTCCCCCACTGTTGAGAATGCCAGGCTCCTAGCCCAGAAAAGAGGAGCTTTGCAGGGCTCTGTGTGGCAAGTTAGCTCGG AAGATGTGCGATGGGGCACATTCCCCTTAGGCCGGATGCCAAGTCAGACTGAGGACCCAGCAGAGCTTATGCTGGAGAATTATGACATCATGTATCTTTTGGATCAGCCTGTGCTAGAGCAGCGGCTGGAACCTCCAATGTGTAAGACTGG CATCCTGGGCCTAAGCTGTGGTGTCAACAGTGCCAACTGCAGCAACAGCGGCAGCAACTTCGAGGGCTTTCTCTGGAGCCAAGGGCAGCTGCACGGGCTCAAAACTGGCCTGCAGCTCTTCTGA